The Paenibacillus sp. FSL R7-0204 genome includes a region encoding these proteins:
- a CDS encoding PPK2 family polyphosphate kinase, whose protein sequence is MNIKRYMIKDTSETRLKDLDPNERGDFKSKEEAEAKMEKLIERLVKLQDILFAQKKHSLLVILQGMDSSGKDGTVKHIFSGINPQGFIVTSFKKPSLEEEAHDFLWRVHMKTPPKGYIAAFNRSHYEDVLVPRVHGSLSKEDAKRRFRYIRQFEEMLAEEGTTVIKLFLHISKEKQLEKIKERLEDPAKHWKFDASDLQEREYWDDYQKAYEDVFQESSIDKAPWYWIPANHRWYRNYLALKIVVKTLEGLDLSYPKLNTPTPDISQLISPRH, encoded by the coding sequence ATGAACATCAAGCGCTATATGATAAAAGACACCAGTGAAACACGCCTGAAGGACCTCGATCCTAATGAACGGGGAGACTTCAAATCCAAAGAAGAAGCCGAAGCCAAAATGGAGAAGCTGATTGAACGGCTGGTCAAACTGCAGGATATCCTTTTTGCACAGAAAAAGCATTCGCTGCTGGTTATCCTTCAAGGAATGGATTCAAGCGGTAAGGACGGAACCGTCAAACACATCTTCTCCGGCATCAATCCGCAAGGGTTCATCGTAACCAGCTTCAAGAAGCCCTCACTGGAGGAGGAAGCACACGATTTCCTGTGGAGAGTCCATATGAAGACCCCGCCCAAAGGCTATATTGCCGCATTCAACCGTTCGCATTATGAGGATGTGCTGGTGCCCCGCGTGCATGGCAGTCTTAGCAAGGAGGATGCCAAGCGGCGGTTCCGCTACATCCGCCAGTTCGAGGAGATGCTGGCGGAAGAGGGAACGACAGTTATTAAGCTCTTTCTGCATATCTCCAAGGAGAAGCAGCTCGAGAAGATTAAGGAGCGGCTTGAAGATCCGGCGAAGCACTGGAAATTCGATGCCAGTGATCTGCAGGAACGCGAATACTGGGACGATTATCAAAAGGCGTATGAGGATGTTTTTCAGGAGAGCAGTATAGATAAAGCTCCTTGGTACTGGATTCCGGCGAATCACCGCTGGTACCGCAACTATCTGGCCCTCAAGATTGTAGTCAAAACGCTGGAGGGGCTTGACCTGAGCTACCCGAAGCTGAATACACCGACGCCTGATATCTCTCAGCTGATCTCACCGCGTCACTGA
- the pdaB gene encoding polysaccharide deacetylase family sporulation protein PdaB, with protein MNSFYVFSGKKIKRFLYIFAAALLTAGVVYVERGNITVFSEAAPSAIYSVPTEKKLIALTFDISWGEKRPEPILKVLEDKKVDKATFFLSSPWSKTHPEIVTSIKDAGFEIGSHGHKHVNYSTLSNDEIRTQISTAHSVLTELTGSQPNLIRMPNGDFDKRVLQVATDLGYKVIQWDTDSLDWKNIGVDNIVNRVTRKAHPGDIVLLHASDSCKQTHEALPQIIDKLRSQGYEFVTVSELISQSSANGKEVRDSALLNNGLEDAAGM; from the coding sequence ATGAATTCTTTTTATGTATTTAGCGGCAAAAAGATCAAACGGTTCCTGTACATTTTTGCTGCTGCGCTTCTTACCGCCGGCGTTGTCTATGTGGAGAGGGGCAATATTACCGTATTCTCTGAAGCTGCCCCTTCTGCCATTTACAGTGTGCCGACGGAAAAGAAGCTGATCGCCTTAACCTTCGATATCAGTTGGGGAGAGAAACGGCCTGAGCCGATTCTGAAGGTGCTGGAAGACAAAAAGGTGGATAAAGCGACTTTCTTCCTGTCCTCACCTTGGAGCAAAACCCATCCTGAGATCGTTACAAGCATCAAAGACGCCGGGTTCGAGATTGGCAGCCACGGTCACAAGCATGTGAACTACAGTACCTTAAGCAATGATGAAATCCGCACGCAGATCAGTACGGCCCATTCAGTATTGACGGAGTTAACCGGTTCTCAGCCCAACCTGATCAGAATGCCTAATGGTGATTTTGACAAAAGAGTCCTGCAGGTGGCGACCGATCTCGGCTATAAAGTCATTCAATGGGACACGGACTCACTGGACTGGAAGAACATAGGTGTGGATAACATCGTTAACCGTGTAACGCGCAAAGCCCATCCCGGAGATATTGTGCTGCTGCATGCCAGCGACTCCTGCAAACAAACGCATGAAGCCCTGCCTCAGATTATTGATAAGCTGCGCAGCCAGGGGTATGAGTTCGTAACCGTCTCCGAGCTAATCAGCCAAAGCAGTGCAAACGGCAAGGAAGTCCGCGATTCCGCCTTGCTGAATAATGGCCTGGAAGACGCTGCAGGAATGTAA
- a CDS encoding stage II sporulation protein M, with the protein MLSFNTFIKDLRTIRTALLMATILFIAGGFLGWIGTGSLQQLLNEQLKGISKISGNLRESSNPQWSFFVFIFLNNSIKSVVIIYLGALFGLLPAFFLLINGAVIGYLIHLSAIQGQDLFTLIVKGLLPHGIIEIPAIIIACAFGLKFGSKVLSALFGSMRRSGEGAMNWQAFMRQTFTASVWIVILLFVAAIIESTITFWLLS; encoded by the coding sequence ATGTTATCTTTTAATACATTTATCAAGGATCTAAGGACAATTCGCACCGCGCTCCTAATGGCCACAATTCTATTCATAGCCGGGGGATTCTTGGGGTGGATCGGTACAGGAAGTCTTCAGCAGCTGCTGAATGAACAATTAAAGGGAATCAGTAAGATTAGCGGGAACCTCAGAGAGTCGTCCAATCCGCAGTGGAGCTTTTTTGTATTCATTTTTCTGAACAATAGCATCAAAAGCGTAGTCATCATTTATCTCGGTGCCTTATTCGGTCTCTTGCCGGCATTCTTCCTGCTCATCAACGGTGCGGTTATCGGCTATCTGATTCATTTGTCCGCGATACAGGGACAGGATCTGTTCACGCTGATTGTAAAAGGACTGCTGCCGCACGGCATCATTGAGATTCCGGCCATCATCATTGCCTGCGCCTTTGGGCTGAAGTTCGGCAGTAAGGTGCTCTCTGCACTCTTTGGATCGATGAGGCGGAGCGGGGAAGGGGCAATGAATTGGCAGGCCTTTATGCGGCAGACCTTCACCGCTTCGGTCTGGATTGTGATTCTGTTATTTGTGGCAGCAATCATCGAGAGCACAATTACATTTTGGCTTTTATCATAA